A stretch of the Streptomyces sp. NBC_01428 genome encodes the following:
- a CDS encoding GntR family transcriptional regulator, whose protein sequence is MSLQLSVDRSSPVPLYFQLSQQLEAAIEHGALTPGSLLGNEIDLAGRLGLSRPTVRQAIQSLVDKGLLVRRRGVGTQVVHSQVKRPLELSSLYDDLESAGQRPATQVVVNTVEPASTEVAAALGVTETSDVHRVERLRLAHGEPMAYLCNYLPPGLLDLDGDRMEATGLYRLMRTAGITLHSARQSVGARAATEEEGGRLGEPAGSPLLTMQRTTFDDTGRAVEFGTHIYRASRYSFEFQLLVRP, encoded by the coding sequence GTGTCGCTCCAGCTCAGCGTCGACCGCAGCAGCCCGGTCCCGCTGTACTTCCAGCTGTCGCAGCAACTCGAGGCCGCCATCGAGCACGGAGCGCTGACCCCGGGAAGTCTCCTCGGCAACGAGATCGATCTCGCCGGACGGCTCGGCCTGTCCCGCCCCACGGTCCGCCAGGCCATCCAGTCCCTCGTCGACAAGGGCCTGCTCGTACGGCGCCGAGGCGTCGGCACCCAGGTCGTGCACAGCCAGGTCAAACGCCCTCTGGAACTCAGCAGCCTCTACGACGACCTGGAGTCGGCGGGCCAGCGCCCCGCCACCCAGGTGGTCGTCAACACCGTCGAGCCGGCGTCCACCGAGGTCGCGGCCGCCCTGGGGGTCACCGAGACCAGCGACGTGCACCGCGTCGAGCGGCTGCGTCTCGCGCACGGTGAGCCGATGGCGTACCTCTGCAACTACCTGCCCCCCGGCCTGCTGGACCTCGACGGCGACCGGATGGAGGCCACCGGCCTGTACCGGCTGATGCGCACCGCCGGCATCACCCTGCACAGCGCCCGCCAGTCCGTCGGCGCCCGCGCCGCCACCGAGGAGGAGGGCGGGCGGCTCGGAGAGCCGGCCGGCTCACCCCTGCTCACCATGCAGCGCACCACCTTCGACGACACCGGCCGCGCCGTCGAGTTCGGCACACACATCTACCGCGCCTCGCGCTACTCCTTCGAGTTCCAGCTCCTCGTCCGCCCGTGA
- a CDS encoding sugar ABC transporter substrate-binding protein, translating into MARTRTWVSIALAGALGVSLAGCSSTGGKRAEDARKAAAAQGRAAVNTPKWTFAMITHSGDGDTFWDIVQNGAKQAAVKDNIKFLYSHDDEAQQQAQLVDAAIDKKVDGIIVTLAKPDAMKAAVARAHKAGIPVITVNSGSAESKAFGALTHIGQDETIAGEAVGEELNKRGRKKALCVLHEQGNVGHEQRCAGIKKTFHGTVQNIYVQGTSMPDVQSSIGAKLQADGSIDSVVTLGAPFADTAVKAKKDAGSKAEIDTFDLNAKVAAELKDGTLGFAVDQQPYLQGYEAVDLLWLYKYNADVLGGGKPVLTGPQIITKDQASELEQYADRGTR; encoded by the coding sequence GTGGCACGGACTCGGACCTGGGTAAGCATCGCGCTCGCAGGGGCGCTGGGAGTGTCCCTCGCGGGATGCAGCAGCACCGGCGGGAAGCGGGCCGAGGACGCCCGTAAGGCCGCCGCGGCCCAGGGCAGGGCCGCGGTGAACACGCCGAAGTGGACCTTCGCCATGATCACCCACTCGGGCGACGGCGACACCTTCTGGGACATCGTCCAGAACGGCGCCAAGCAGGCCGCCGTCAAGGACAACATCAAGTTCCTCTACTCGCACGACGACGAGGCCCAGCAGCAGGCCCAGCTCGTGGACGCCGCGATCGACAAGAAGGTCGACGGCATCATCGTCACGCTGGCCAAGCCCGACGCCATGAAGGCCGCCGTCGCCCGCGCCCACAAGGCCGGCATCCCGGTGATCACGGTGAACTCCGGCTCCGCGGAGTCCAAGGCCTTCGGCGCGCTCACCCACATCGGCCAGGACGAGACGATCGCCGGTGAGGCCGTCGGCGAGGAGCTGAACAAGCGGGGCCGCAAGAAGGCCCTGTGCGTCCTGCACGAGCAGGGCAACGTCGGTCACGAGCAGCGCTGCGCCGGCATCAAGAAGACCTTCCACGGCACCGTGCAGAACATCTACGTCCAGGGCACGAGCATGCCGGACGTGCAGTCCTCCATCGGCGCCAAGCTCCAGGCCGACGGGTCGATCGACTCCGTCGTGACGCTCGGCGCCCCGTTCGCGGACACCGCCGTCAAGGCCAAGAAGGACGCGGGCAGCAAGGCCGAGATCGACACCTTCGACCTGAACGCCAAGGTGGCCGCCGAGCTCAAGGACGGCACCCTCGGCTTCGCCGTCGACCAGCAGCCCTATCTCCAGGGCTACGAGGCCGTGGACCTGCTCTGGCTGTACAAGTACAACGCGGACGTCCTCGGCGGCGGCAAGCCGGTCCTCACCGGCCCGCAGATCATCACCAAGGACCAGGCGTCCGAGCTGGAGCAGTACGCGGACCGGGGGACCCGATGA
- a CDS encoding DEAD/DEAH box helicase, which translates to MTGRMRDAMDAVAERAPVWPSPAQVPAAPARPDRTPSAGPPAAPLPSVRLAAVFLPAPLPREGRIAFWDPVDASAPAADQDDPALTEEPEAAAPTASPAAAPARERTELTVVRPHGSGIRRATVPALTLSVSEALPLLAAARRNPAAHPATACWGAAALHALRLVARGRLLPGLTPDGFDSWRAGPLDQDDVAHLRAIAGALPYEGHAVPLPGKGPLRLPEPEALMRSFLDAVADTLPRTPAAPYVSGLPFAARAPQRLPGAHDWAAEVAAGMDAGVRISLRLDLSAYQLFDDGEGARRAGAAVVQVHSLADPTLVIDAAALWSGEADDVFGPRARVDAALAVRRAARVWPPLDRLSEQDVPDVLALSEEELSDLLGVAAARLGTAGVAVHWPRDLAQDLSAAAVVRPAPGSATDGTGFFESEELLQFRWQLALGGDPLSDAEMDALAEAHRPVVRLRDQWVLVDPALVRKARKRELGLLDPVDALSVALTGTAEVDGETVEAVPVGALATLRDRLTAGLAPVEPPPGLQARLRDYQLRGLAWLDLMTSLGLGGCLADDMGLGKTVTLIALHLRRARPEPTLVVCPASLLGNWQREITRFAPGVPVRRFHGSDRTLDDLDGGFVLTTYGTMRSAAAHLAEQPWGMVVADEAQHVKNPYSATAKALRTIPAPARVALTGTPVENNLSELWALLDWTTPGLLGPLKSFRARHARAVENGEDEEAVARLARLIRPFLLRRKKSDPGIVPELPPKTETDHPVPLTREQASLYEAVVRESLLAIETTDGIARRGLVLKLLTSLKQICNHPALFLKEDPEAAAHGPSARSGKLALLDELLDTLLAEDGSALIFTQYVGMARLITAHLTARAVPVELLHGGTPVAERERMVDRFQSGGTPILVLSLKAAGTGLNLTRAGHVVHFDRWWNPAVEEQATDRAYRIGQTQPVQVHRLITEGTVEDRIAEMLEAKRALADAILGSGEASLTELTDRELSDLVSLRRPT; encoded by the coding sequence GTGACCGGACGTATGCGCGACGCGATGGACGCGGTGGCCGAGCGGGCGCCCGTCTGGCCCTCCCCGGCCCAGGTGCCCGCCGCACCCGCCCGCCCGGACCGGACACCTTCCGCCGGTCCGCCCGCCGCCCCGCTGCCCTCCGTGCGGCTGGCCGCCGTCTTCCTGCCCGCCCCGCTGCCCCGGGAAGGACGGATCGCGTTCTGGGACCCGGTCGACGCGTCGGCACCCGCCGCCGACCAGGACGACCCAGCGCTCACGGAGGAGCCCGAGGCCGCCGCGCCGACCGCGAGCCCCGCCGCCGCGCCCGCGCGCGAACGAACCGAGCTGACCGTCGTACGCCCGCACGGCTCCGGAATCCGCCGCGCCACCGTGCCCGCCCTCACCCTCTCCGTCAGCGAGGCCCTGCCCCTGCTCGCCGCGGCCCGCCGCAACCCCGCCGCCCATCCCGCCACCGCCTGCTGGGGCGCCGCCGCACTCCACGCGCTGCGCCTCGTCGCCCGCGGACGCCTGCTCCCCGGCCTCACCCCCGACGGCTTCGACTCCTGGCGCGCGGGCCCCCTCGACCAGGACGACGTCGCCCACCTGCGAGCGATCGCCGGTGCCCTGCCGTACGAGGGACACGCCGTCCCGCTCCCCGGCAAGGGACCCCTCCGGCTCCCCGAGCCGGAAGCCCTCATGCGCTCCTTCCTGGACGCCGTCGCCGACACCCTCCCGCGCACCCCCGCCGCGCCCTACGTCTCCGGCCTCCCCTTCGCGGCCCGCGCCCCCCAGCGGCTCCCCGGAGCCCACGACTGGGCGGCCGAGGTCGCCGCGGGCATGGACGCGGGCGTACGGATCTCCCTGCGCCTGGACCTGTCCGCCTACCAGCTCTTCGACGACGGCGAGGGCGCCCGGCGCGCCGGCGCCGCCGTCGTCCAGGTGCACAGCCTCGCCGACCCCACCCTCGTCATCGACGCGGCGGCCCTCTGGTCGGGGGAGGCCGACGACGTTTTCGGGCCCCGCGCGCGCGTCGACGCCGCCCTCGCCGTACGCCGTGCCGCCCGCGTCTGGCCCCCGCTCGACCGTCTCTCGGAGCAGGACGTGCCGGACGTGCTCGCCCTCTCCGAGGAGGAGCTGTCGGACCTCCTCGGCGTCGCCGCGGCCCGCCTCGGCACCGCGGGCGTCGCCGTGCACTGGCCGCGCGACCTCGCCCAGGACCTCAGCGCCGCCGCCGTGGTGCGCCCCGCGCCGGGCTCGGCGACGGACGGCACCGGCTTCTTCGAAAGCGAGGAACTGCTCCAGTTCCGCTGGCAGCTCGCCCTCGGCGGAGACCCCCTCAGCGACGCCGAGATGGACGCCCTGGCCGAGGCGCACCGGCCCGTCGTCCGGCTGCGCGACCAGTGGGTCCTGGTGGACCCGGCACTCGTCCGCAAGGCACGCAAGCGCGAACTGGGCCTCCTCGACCCCGTCGACGCGCTCTCCGTCGCCCTCACCGGCACCGCCGAGGTCGACGGCGAGACCGTCGAGGCCGTACCGGTCGGCGCGCTCGCCACCCTGCGCGACCGCCTCACGGCCGGCCTCGCCCCCGTCGAGCCGCCCCCCGGCCTCCAGGCCCGCCTGCGGGACTACCAACTGCGCGGCCTCGCCTGGCTGGACCTCATGACCTCCCTGGGCCTCGGCGGCTGCCTCGCCGACGACATGGGACTCGGCAAGACGGTCACCCTCATCGCCCTCCACCTCCGGCGGGCCCGCCCCGAACCGACCCTGGTCGTCTGCCCCGCCTCCCTCCTGGGCAACTGGCAGCGGGAGATCACCCGCTTCGCACCCGGCGTCCCCGTGCGCCGCTTCCACGGCTCCGACCGCACCCTCGACGACCTCGACGGCGGCTTCGTCCTGACCACGTACGGGACGATGCGCTCGGCCGCCGCCCACCTCGCCGAGCAGCCGTGGGGCATGGTCGTCGCCGACGAGGCGCAACACGTCAAGAACCCCTACTCGGCGACGGCGAAGGCCCTGCGCACCATCCCGGCCCCCGCGCGCGTGGCCCTCACCGGCACCCCCGTGGAGAACAACCTCTCCGAGCTGTGGGCCCTGCTGGACTGGACGACCCCCGGACTGCTCGGCCCCCTCAAGTCCTTCCGCGCCCGCCACGCCCGCGCCGTGGAGAACGGCGAGGACGAGGAGGCGGTGGCCCGGCTCGCGCGGCTGATCCGCCCGTTCCTGCTCCGCCGCAAGAAGTCCGACCCGGGCATCGTCCCCGAGCTGCCGCCCAAGACGGAGACGGACCACCCGGTCCCGCTGACCCGCGAACAGGCCTCCCTCTACGAGGCCGTGGTCCGCGAGTCGCTGCTCGCGATCGAGACCACCGACGGCATCGCCCGCAGGGGACTCGTCCTCAAGCTCCTGACCTCCCTCAAGCAGATCTGCAACCACCCGGCCCTGTTCCTGAAGGAGGACCCGGAGGCCGCCGCCCACGGACCGTCCGCCCGGTCCGGCAAACTCGCCCTGCTGGACGAGCTGTTGGACACCCTGCTCGCCGAGGACGGCTCGGCCCTGATCTTCACGCAGTACGTCGGCATGGCCCGCCTCATCACCGCCCACCTGACCGCGCGGGCCGTTCCGGTGGAGCTGCTGCACGGCGGCACCCCGGTCGCCGAACGCGAACGCATGGTGGACCGCTTCCAGAGCGGCGGTACCCCGATCCTGGTGCTGTCCCTCAAGGCCGCGGGCACCGGCCTGAACCTCACCCGCGCCGGCCATGTCGTCCACTTCGACCGCTGGTGGAACCCCGCGGTCGAGGAGCAGGCCACCGACCGCGCGTACCGCATCGGCCAGACCCAGCCCGTCCAGGTCCACCGCCTCATCACCGAGGGCACGGTGGAGGACCGCATCGCCGAGATGCTGGAAGCGAAGCGTGCCCTCGCCGACGCGATCCTCGGCTCCGGCGAGGCGTCCCTGACGGAGCTGACCGACCGCGAGCTGTCCGACCTCGTCTCGCTCCGGAGGCCGACGTGA
- a CDS encoding sugar kinase: MTASLPRQATSPDEPERPPEDPRHRFRRRALTLLIIVLLIGVPAGYLVISANQSRDSGKDKEEKYSATGLTAGWPSRVQRRLYQIPIPGRSTDVAYYETNNWKTSRLYVQFGTTEAGLAGFLKGVDAKADDLKKDDITIGDRDQKVVGWEFDGPGPWSGLVHKQKDPAPTQDIVVNRSEPGHPMVYVVSRTIP; encoded by the coding sequence GTGACCGCCTCGCTGCCCCGCCAGGCGACCTCCCCGGACGAGCCCGAGCGGCCCCCTGAGGACCCCCGGCACCGGTTCCGCCGCCGCGCCCTGACGCTGCTGATCATCGTGCTGCTCATCGGCGTACCGGCCGGCTATCTGGTGATCTCCGCCAACCAGAGCCGCGACAGCGGCAAGGACAAGGAGGAGAAGTACTCGGCGACCGGCCTCACCGCGGGCTGGCCCTCCCGCGTGCAGCGCCGCCTCTACCAGATCCCGATCCCCGGCCGGTCCACCGACGTCGCGTACTACGAGACGAACAACTGGAAGACCAGCCGCCTCTACGTCCAGTTCGGGACCACCGAGGCGGGCCTCGCCGGCTTCCTCAAGGGCGTCGACGCCAAGGCCGACGACCTCAAGAAGGACGACATCACCATCGGCGACCGCGACCAGAAGGTCGTCGGCTGGGAGTTCGACGGACCCGGCCCCTGGTCGGGTCTGGTGCACAAGCAGAAGGACCCCGCGCCCACCCAGGACATCGTCGTGAACCGCTCCGAGCCCGGACACCCCATGGTGTACGTCGTCTCGCGCACCATTCCGTAA
- a CDS encoding Gfo/Idh/MocA family protein produces MRIGLIGAGRIGTFHATTLSRHREVGGSLIVTDADPVRAQRLADRLGATAAPSVNEIFTWGVDAVVITAATSAHAELIGRAARSGLPVFCEKPIAVDLPGTLSALAEVDAAGTVLQMGFQRRFDVGYTAAREAVRSGRLGRLHTVRAMTSDQSPPPAGYLPLSGGLYRDCLIHDFDVLRWVTGREVVQVYAAGSDAGPSMFREAGDIDTAAAVLTFDDGMLATATATRLNGAGYDVRMELAGERDQIGVGLDDRTPIASTEPAGPPAADKPWTGFLERFGPAYEAELAAFVEVVRGERANPCDGREALEALRIAEACELSRRERRPVSPAEIPGGRD; encoded by the coding sequence ATGCGCATCGGACTCATCGGAGCGGGTCGTATCGGCACATTCCATGCCACGACTCTCAGCCGCCACCGTGAGGTCGGCGGCTCCCTCATCGTCACGGACGCGGACCCGGTTCGGGCCCAGCGGCTGGCGGACCGGCTGGGCGCGACAGCGGCGCCGAGCGTGAACGAGATCTTCACCTGGGGCGTGGACGCGGTGGTCATCACCGCCGCCACGTCGGCCCACGCGGAGCTGATCGGCCGGGCGGCACGCTCCGGGCTCCCGGTCTTCTGCGAGAAGCCCATCGCCGTCGATCTGCCGGGCACGCTGAGCGCGCTCGCCGAGGTCGACGCCGCGGGAACGGTTCTTCAGATGGGCTTCCAGCGCCGCTTCGACGTGGGCTACACCGCTGCCCGTGAGGCCGTGCGGTCGGGCCGGCTCGGCCGGCTGCACACCGTCCGCGCGATGACCTCCGACCAGTCGCCGCCGCCGGCCGGCTATCTCCCGCTCTCCGGCGGGCTGTACCGCGACTGTCTGATCCACGACTTCGACGTGCTGCGCTGGGTGACGGGCCGCGAGGTCGTCCAGGTGTATGCGGCCGGGTCCGACGCCGGACCCTCGATGTTCCGCGAGGCGGGCGACATCGACACCGCCGCCGCGGTCCTCACCTTCGACGACGGCATGCTCGCCACGGCGACGGCCACCCGGCTGAACGGCGCGGGCTACGACGTCCGCATGGAGCTGGCCGGCGAACGGGACCAGATCGGCGTCGGCCTGGACGACCGCACACCGATCGCCTCGACCGAACCGGCCGGTCCGCCGGCAGCGGACAAACCGTGGACGGGGTTCCTGGAACGCTTCGGCCCCGCGTACGAGGCGGAGCTGGCCGCCTTCGTCGAGGTGGTCCGCGGCGAGCGCGCCAACCCCTGCGACGGCCGCGAGGCCCTGGAGGCCCTCCGCATCGCCGAGGCCTGCGAACTGTCCCGCCGCGAACGCCGCCCGGTGTCCCCGGCGGAGATCCCGGGCGGCCGGGACTGA
- a CDS encoding ROK family glucokinase has product MSTYRDLALPRALGSARAGSTSMGSARATVLRTVGTRERRSHLTAPRVPTVGIDIGGTKVMAGVVDADGNILEKVRAETPDKSKSPKVVEDTILELVLDLSDRHDVHAVGIGAAGWVDADRNRILFAPHLSWRNEPLRDRLAGRLAVPVLVDNDANAAAWAEWRFGAGRGEDHLVMITLGTGIGGAILEDGQVKRGKFGVAGEFGHMQVVPGGHRCPCGNRGCWEQYSSGNALVREARELAAADSPVAYGIIEHVKGSIGDITGPMITELAREGDAMCIELLQDIGQWLGVGIANLAAALDPSCFVIGGGVSAADDLLIGPARDAFRRHLTGRGYRPEARIARAQLGPEAGMVGAADLARLVARRFRRAKRRRVERYERYERYTESRRSTGQESM; this is encoded by the coding sequence ATGAGCACCTACCGCGACCTCGCGCTCCCCCGAGCTCTCGGCTCCGCTCGGGCAGGGAGCACCTCCATGGGCTCCGCGCGGGCCACCGTCCTGCGGACCGTGGGAACACGCGAGCGCCGTTCGCACCTGACGGCACCCCGTGTCCCCACCGTCGGCATCGACATCGGCGGTACGAAGGTGATGGCGGGCGTCGTGGACGCCGACGGCAACATCCTGGAGAAGGTCCGCGCCGAGACACCGGACAAGTCCAAGAGCCCCAAGGTCGTCGAGGACACCATCCTCGAACTGGTGCTGGACCTCTCCGACCGGCACGACGTGCACGCCGTCGGCATCGGCGCGGCCGGCTGGGTCGACGCCGACCGCAACCGCATCCTGTTCGCCCCCCACCTGTCCTGGCGCAACGAGCCGCTGCGCGACCGCCTCGCCGGCCGCCTCGCCGTGCCCGTCCTCGTCGACAACGACGCGAACGCGGCCGCCTGGGCCGAGTGGCGGTTCGGCGCCGGCCGGGGCGAGGACCACCTCGTCATGATCACGCTCGGCACCGGCATCGGCGGCGCGATCCTGGAGGACGGCCAGGTCAAGCGCGGCAAGTTCGGCGTCGCCGGGGAGTTCGGGCACATGCAGGTCGTGCCCGGCGGCCACCGCTGCCCGTGCGGCAACCGCGGCTGCTGGGAGCAGTACAGCTCCGGCAACGCACTGGTCCGCGAGGCCCGCGAGCTCGCCGCCGCCGACTCCCCGGTGGCGTACGGGATCATCGAGCACGTCAAGGGCAGCATCGGCGACATCACCGGCCCGATGATCACCGAGCTGGCCCGCGAGGGCGACGCCATGTGCATCGAGCTGCTCCAGGACATCGGCCAGTGGCTCGGCGTCGGCATCGCCAACCTGGCCGCCGCTCTCGACCCCTCCTGCTTCGTCATCGGCGGCGGTGTCAGCGCCGCCGACGACCTCCTCATCGGGCCCGCCCGCGACGCCTTCCGCCGCCACCTCACCGGCCGCGGCTACCGCCCCGAGGCCCGGATCGCGCGCGCCCAGCTCGGCCCCGAGGCCGGCATGGTCGGCGCCGCCGACCTCGCGCGCCTCGTCGCCCGCCGCTTCCGGCGCGCCAAGCGCCGCCGCGTGGAGCGCTACGAGCGGTACGAGCGCTACACCGAGTCGCGCCGCTCGACCGGCCAGGAGTCGATGTGA
- a CDS encoding ATP-binding cassette domain-containing protein gives MTTDTNMTKEPAAGERAPLVELDDVSKYYGNIRALEGVSLEVHAGEITCVLGDNGAGKSTLIKIIAGRHRHDTGTLRIEGEETRLSSPREALDLGIATVYQDLAVVPLMPVWRNFFLGSEPRKGVGPFKHLDVDLMRRTTHAELLRMGIDLRDVDQPIGTLSGGERQCVAIARAVYFGAKVLVLDEPTAALGVKQSGVVLKYVAAARDAGLGVVLITHNPHHAYLVGDRFVLLKRGAMSGSHTRDEITLDELTRQMAGGSELDDLRHELENRTA, from the coding sequence ATGACCACGGACACGAACATGACCAAGGAGCCCGCCGCCGGGGAACGCGCGCCGCTCGTCGAACTCGACGACGTCAGCAAGTACTACGGCAACATCCGAGCCCTCGAAGGCGTCTCGCTGGAGGTCCACGCGGGCGAGATCACCTGTGTGCTCGGCGACAACGGCGCGGGCAAGTCCACCCTCATCAAGATCATCGCGGGCCGGCACCGGCACGACACGGGCACGCTGCGCATCGAGGGCGAGGAGACCCGCCTCTCCTCCCCGCGCGAGGCCCTGGACCTCGGCATCGCGACCGTCTACCAGGACCTCGCCGTCGTCCCGCTGATGCCGGTCTGGCGGAACTTCTTCCTCGGCTCCGAGCCGCGCAAGGGCGTCGGCCCCTTCAAGCACCTCGACGTCGACCTCATGCGCCGCACCACCCACGCGGAGCTCCTGCGCATGGGCATCGACCTGCGCGACGTCGACCAGCCGATCGGCACCCTCTCCGGCGGCGAACGCCAGTGCGTGGCGATCGCCCGCGCCGTGTACTTCGGCGCCAAGGTCCTCGTCCTCGACGAGCCCACGGCCGCCCTCGGCGTGAAGCAGTCCGGTGTCGTCCTCAAATACGTGGCCGCCGCCCGGGACGCCGGACTGGGTGTTGTTTTGATCACCCACAACCCGCATCACGCCTATCTCGTGGGCGACCGCTTCGTCCTCCTCAAGCGCGGAGCCATGTCGGGCAGCCACACCCGCGACGAGATCACCCTCGACGAGCTGACACGCCAGATGGCGGGCGGCAGCGAGCTCGACGACCTGCGGCACGAACTGGAGAACCGCACGGCGTGA
- a CDS encoding cytochrome P450 family protein, with protein sequence MIDLGEYGTGFTENPHPVYAELRALGPVHRVRLPPPDAHHETWLVVGYEEARAALADPRLAKDAGKIGITFLDEELIGKYLLVADPPQHTRLRSLIAREFTPRRVAALAPRIQEITDELLDAMLPRGHADLVESFAYPLPLTVICELLGVPAPDRATFRALSSEAVAPTSAESEYDAFVRLAAYLRDLIEDKRSAGPADDLLSGLIRTTAEDGDRLSPEELRGMAFVLLVAGHETTVNLIAGAVHGLLTHPDQLAALRADMTLLDATIEETLRYEGPVENATFRYAAEPLDIGGTAMASGDAVMIGLTAADRDGTRYPAPDRFDIRREARGHIAFGHGIHYCLGAPLARLEARVALGSLLERCPDLALDGPPSGWLPGMLMRGARRMPVRW encoded by the coding sequence GTGATCGATCTGGGGGAGTACGGGACGGGGTTCACCGAGAACCCGCACCCGGTCTACGCCGAGTTGCGCGCGCTCGGCCCGGTGCACCGGGTGCGGCTGCCACCGCCGGACGCGCATCACGAGACCTGGCTCGTGGTCGGGTACGAGGAGGCGCGGGCAGCGCTGGCCGATCCACGGTTGGCCAAGGACGCCGGGAAGATCGGCATCACGTTCCTCGACGAGGAGCTGATCGGCAAGTATCTGCTGGTCGCCGACCCGCCGCAGCACACGAGACTGCGCAGCCTGATCGCCCGTGAGTTCACCCCGCGGCGCGTCGCGGCCCTGGCCCCGCGGATCCAGGAGATCACCGACGAGCTGCTCGACGCGATGCTGCCGCGCGGACACGCCGACCTGGTCGAGTCGTTCGCCTATCCGCTCCCGCTGACCGTCATCTGCGAGCTGCTCGGAGTGCCCGCTCCGGACCGGGCCACCTTCCGCGCGCTGTCCAGCGAGGCGGTCGCGCCCACCAGCGCCGAGAGCGAGTACGACGCCTTCGTCCGGCTCGCCGCCTATCTGCGCGATCTGATCGAGGACAAGCGGTCCGCCGGTCCCGCGGACGACCTGCTCAGCGGGCTGATCCGCACCACCGCCGAGGACGGCGACCGGCTCTCGCCCGAGGAACTGCGCGGCATGGCCTTCGTGCTGCTCGTCGCCGGACACGAGACGACGGTCAACCTCATCGCCGGCGCGGTGCACGGCCTGCTCACCCACCCGGACCAACTCGCCGCCCTGCGCGCCGACATGACGCTCCTGGACGCCACCATCGAGGAGACCCTGCGCTACGAGGGACCGGTCGAGAACGCGACCTTCCGCTACGCCGCGGAACCGCTCGACATCGGCGGCACGGCGATGGCCTCCGGCGACGCGGTGATGATCGGCCTCACGGCGGCCGACCGCGACGGCACGCGGTACCCCGCCCCCGACCGCTTCGACATCCGGCGCGAGGCCCGCGGCCACATCGCCTTCGGGCACGGCATCCACTACTGCCTCGGCGCCCCGCTCGCCCGGCTCGAGGCGCGCGTGGCCCTCGGCTCCCTGCTGGAGCGCTGCCCGGACCTGGCCCTCGACGGGCCGCCGAGCGGCTGGCTGCCCGGCATGCTGATGCGCGGGGCACGCCGGATGCCGGTGCGGTGGTGA
- a CDS encoding ABC transporter permease, giving the protein MTATAPAPAPGPASDERLLKTSPLRKLMGRPELGSVVGAIAVFLFFAIFADSFVRASSLSTVLYAASTIGIMAVPVALLMIGGEFDLSAGVMVTTSALISSMFSYQMTANVWVGVLVSLIVTLAIGVFNGVMLTRTDPPSFIITLGTFLMLTGINLGFTKLISGTVSTKSISDMEGFSSAKDVFASTLTIGGVDFKITILWWLVLVAVATWILLRTRVGNWIYAVGGGEEAARAVGVPVDKTKIGLYMGVAFGAWISGQHLLFSFDVVQSGEGVGNELIYIIAAVIGGCLITGGYGSAVGAAVGALIFGMVSKGIVFAEWNPDWFKFFLGVMLLLATLLNHWVRKRAEATK; this is encoded by the coding sequence ATGACCGCCACCGCACCCGCGCCGGCGCCCGGCCCCGCGAGCGACGAGCGCCTCCTGAAGACCTCGCCGCTGCGCAAGCTGATGGGCCGCCCCGAACTCGGCTCCGTGGTCGGCGCGATCGCCGTCTTCCTCTTCTTCGCGATCTTCGCCGACAGCTTCGTCCGGGCGTCGAGCCTCAGCACCGTGCTGTACGCCGCCTCGACCATCGGCATCATGGCCGTCCCCGTCGCGCTCCTCATGATCGGCGGCGAGTTCGACCTCTCGGCGGGCGTCATGGTCACCACCTCGGCGCTGATCTCGTCGATGTTCAGCTACCAGATGACGGCCAACGTCTGGGTCGGCGTGCTCGTCTCGCTGATCGTCACCCTCGCCATCGGCGTCTTCAACGGCGTCATGCTCACCCGGACCGACCCGCCGAGCTTCATCATCACGCTCGGCACCTTCCTCATGCTCACCGGCATCAACCTCGGCTTCACCAAGCTGATCAGCGGCACCGTCTCCACCAAGTCGATCTCCGACATGGAGGGCTTCTCCTCCGCGAAGGACGTCTTCGCCTCCACCCTCACCATCGGCGGCGTCGACTTCAAGATCACCATCCTGTGGTGGCTGGTCCTGGTCGCGGTCGCCACCTGGATCCTCCTGCGCACCCGCGTCGGCAACTGGATCTATGCCGTCGGCGGCGGCGAGGAGGCCGCCCGCGCGGTCGGTGTCCCCGTCGACAAGACCAAGATCGGCCTCTACATGGGCGTCGCGTTCGGCGCCTGGATCTCCGGCCAGCACCTGCTGTTCTCGTTCGACGTCGTCCAGTCCGGCGAGGGCGTCGGCAACGAACTGATCTACATCATCGCGGCCGTCATCGGCGGCTGCCTGATCACCGGCGGCTACGGCTCCGCGGTCGGCGCGGCGGTCGGCGCCCTGATCTTCGGCATGGTCAGCAAGGGCATCGTGTTCGCCGAGTGGAACCCGGACTGGTTCAAGTTCTTCCTCGGCGTGATGCTGCTCCTCGCGACCCTGCTCAACCACTGGGTCCGCAAGCGCGCGGAGGCGACGAAATGA